The Prevotella sp. E9-3 genome has a window encoding:
- a CDS encoding DUF3791 domain-containing protein, translating into MRDAVLWRKQSHIIMMLAEALKVDAEQALDLFYSTKTYQQLSDPKYGLQLMSDQYIVDNVLMEFRQK; encoded by the coding sequence ATGAGAGATGCAGTACTTTGGAGAAAACAGAGCCATATCATCATGATGCTTGCCGAAGCGCTCAAGGTTGATGCCGAGCAAGCATTAGACCTTTTCTATTCCACTAAAACCTATCAGCAATTGTCTGACCCCAAATACGGTTTGCAACTCATGAGCGATCAATATATTGTTGACAATGTCTTAATGGAATTTAGGCAAAAGTGA
- a CDS encoding thioredoxin family protein, translating into MRKVILALSMFFAVLTTEAQGLKKVYNESINPIEQMDQAISKAKAEGKFVVCQVGGNWCPWCLRFADFISNDSTISQVIKDNFEYIHVNYNPRKSGGEAQQQQAAELMKRLNNCGRFGFPVFVVLDENGKVLHIQDSSFLEEGKGYNQEKVLRFFNNWTPKVVKQ; encoded by the coding sequence ATGAGAAAAGTTATTCTTGCACTATCTATGTTCTTCGCTGTGCTGACTACTGAGGCACAGGGACTGAAGAAAGTATATAATGAGAGCATCAACCCCATCGAGCAGATGGACCAGGCTATTAGCAAGGCGAAAGCCGAAGGGAAGTTTGTTGTCTGCCAAGTGGGAGGCAACTGGTGCCCTTGGTGCTTGCGCTTTGCCGACTTTATTTCGAACGACAGTACCATCAGCCAAGTCATAAAAGACAACTTTGAGTATATCCATGTGAACTACAATCCCAGGAAGTCGGGAGGAGAGGCTCAACAGCAACAGGCTGCCGAACTGATGAAGCGCTTGAACAATTGCGGTCGTTTCGGATTCCCCGTATTCGTTGTGCTGGACGAGAATGGCAAGGTGCTTCACATTCAGGACTCGAGCTTCCTTGAGGAAGGAAAAGGCTACAATCAGGAAAAGGTATTGCGTTTCTTCAACAATTGGACTCCTAAAGTAGTTAAACAATAG
- a CDS encoding ADP-ribosylglycohydrolase family protein, with translation MKNYLISEAIGDIAGSAYEGRAHRIKDYDKVKLFSSRAHFTDDTVLTFACAEAFIDHLDMTMNLWKCANEHRHAGFGSKFKLWMASHTPKPYRSLGNGSAMRCSSAGWLAQTEEECIRMAHETAAPTHNHPEGFKGAEVTALTIFHLKNGKDKEFIREQILDKYYPDWSNKNYADFHDSYTFNSTCAGSVGPAIICFLESKDYVDCIKLAISLGGDADTLAAIAGPMAYAYYKKMPDALVYQALKKLPDWMVEVSERFDDMVNKIAR, from the coding sequence ATGAAGAATTACCTGATCAGTGAGGCTATAGGCGATATTGCTGGGAGTGCATACGAGGGTAGGGCACACCGCATTAAAGATTATGACAAAGTGAAGTTGTTCAGTTCAAGAGCACACTTCACAGATGACACCGTGCTTACCTTTGCTTGTGCAGAAGCCTTTATCGATCATCTCGATATGACAATGAACCTTTGGAAATGTGCAAACGAACACCGCCATGCTGGTTTTGGTAGTAAGTTCAAACTTTGGATGGCTAGTCATACTCCTAAGCCGTATCGCAGTCTTGGTAATGGTTCCGCTATGCGATGCTCTTCAGCTGGATGGTTAGCACAGACGGAAGAAGAGTGCATTCGTATGGCACATGAAACAGCTGCACCAACGCATAATCACCCAGAAGGTTTCAAAGGCGCAGAAGTCACGGCCCTTACAATTTTCCATCTAAAGAATGGTAAAGATAAGGAATTTATTCGTGAGCAAATCCTTGATAAATACTATCCGGATTGGTCGAACAAGAATTACGCAGATTTCCATGACTCCTATACCTTTAATTCCACATGTGCTGGCTCTGTTGGCCCTGCCATTATCTGTTTCCTGGAGTCAAAAGACTATGTTGACTGTATCAAACTTGCCATTTCACTTGGTGGTGATGCAGATACACTTGCTGCTATTGCTGGACCGATGGCATATGCATATTATAAAAAGATGCCAGATGCTCTTGTTTATCAAGCGTTGAAAAAACTTCCTGACTGGATGGTTGAGGTAAGTGAGCGGTTTGATGATATGGTAAATAAAATAGCAAGATGA
- a CDS encoding DUF3791 domain-containing protein, which translates to MENIQTDTYRKIHFAVMAIEASARKANLSGKEMHDRLKRQNLIHKRLFRHYEQLHTQSLDWVVDDTIETLHNWEHEEKEDGVC; encoded by the coding sequence ATGGAGAATATTCAGACAGATACCTACCGAAAGATACATTTTGCGGTAATGGCTATTGAAGCTAGTGCACGGAAGGCTAATCTTTCCGGAAAGGAGATGCACGACCGTCTGAAACGTCAAAACCTAATCCATAAACGCCTGTTCCGCCACTATGAGCAATTACATACTCAAAGCCTCGATTGGGTAGTTGACGATACCATTGAAACGTTGCATAATTGGGAACATGAAGAAAAGGAGGATGGAGTATGTTGA
- a CDS encoding AarF/UbiB family protein: MNYPLLSEYIEAIKSAEDNFEKLSYLRPILGNDGLPVMTGGNFAQVFKMKDVRNGKLYAIKCFTKEQEGRTEAYHQIADALKDVDSPYFASIRFLEKELFVDTEQTSETEFSVLLMDWVEGKTLDKYLRENLNDKYALEMLAYRFSQLAQWLIPQPFAHGDLKPDNILVREDGTLVLVDYDGMYVPAMKGQKARELGSSDFRHPLRTENDFDEHIDDFPLMVILLSLKAVSVNPFLLEEYGAKDRLLFSSNDYYNITKVSHLHINRT; the protein is encoded by the coding sequence ATGAACTATCCATTATTATCAGAATATATAGAAGCCATAAAATCGGCAGAAGATAACTTTGAGAAACTTAGTTATCTGAGACCGATTTTAGGTAATGACGGCCTTCCTGTTATGACAGGTGGAAATTTTGCACAGGTATTCAAAATGAAGGATGTGCGAAATGGGAAACTCTATGCAATAAAATGCTTTACGAAAGAACAGGAAGGGAGAACGGAGGCTTACCATCAGATCGCTGATGCTCTGAAGGATGTGGATTCACCTTATTTCGCATCTATCCGTTTTCTGGAGAAAGAGTTGTTCGTAGATACAGAGCAGACATCGGAGACGGAGTTCTCTGTATTGTTAATGGATTGGGTAGAAGGCAAGACTCTCGATAAGTATCTTCGCGAGAACCTGAATGACAAATATGCTTTGGAGATGCTGGCATATCGTTTCAGCCAGTTGGCTCAATGGCTTATTCCTCAGCCCTTTGCTCATGGCGACTTGAAGCCTGATAATATTTTAGTCCGTGAGGATGGAACTCTTGTGTTGGTTGATTATGATGGAATGTATGTGCCAGCGATGAAAGGACAGAAAGCTCGTGAACTTGGCTCTTCCGATTTCCGTCATCCATTAAGGACGGAGAATGATTTCGATGAGCATATTGATGACTTCCCGTTGATGGTGATACTCTTGTCATTGAAGGCTGTCTCTGTCAATCCCTTCTTATTAGAAGAATACGGTGCTAAAGATAGATTGTTGTTTTCTTCTAATGATTACTATAATATAACTAAAGTTTCCCACTTGCATATAAATCGTACTTAA